ATAGGAAAGGAGGAACTCGCCGAGCGGTGTCAATATCGATCCAGAGATAGCGTGGTCCGGACGGAGCGTACGTATCGGGCTTTGGGAGTTGACGGAATAGTATCACCGGCCCCGATTTGCCGCGCTTCACGCACGCCGAACCACTCTTTCTGGCGAGCTTCCGGCCATCTGGAAATGAAGCAACCTGTGAGTAAACGGTGAGCGTTGCGCATGGGAGTTCGCCATCCACCCCGGCAAGAATGGGATGACGCGCCTTTGGAGCCGATTGCGCTGCGAATGCGCGGAAGGGAGTCCAGGCCATGCTACGCACGATAATTGCCCTCATCCTTGCACTCGTGCTGCTCGCTGGTTTCACCGTCCAAAGCACGCTGTTTCGCTCGGTGAATCCCGGCGGGGCGCCACTTGCCCTGGCAAGCGTGGAAACGGGTGAGACCTTCTATGCTGCTTTGAACGACGCGCTTGCAGGCAAGCAGGCCGCCCTGCTGGCCGGTTTGCTGTCTCCACTGTTTCAGGATCACGATACGGATTCGGGCGTGGTGCGGCCGGCCGATGCCTTTCTGGCCGAGATTCAGGCGATGAGCGGCGCGTCCAGTCACGCACGCTTCGAGGTGCTTTCCGTCGACGCGTCTGGGAATACCTTGATTGCGCAGGTTCAGCGGGTGGAGTCGGGCACACTCGAGATCGCAGGACTTGCCGCCGAGCATGCCGAAGCGGCGCCGCATGCCGAAGTCCTCCGGGTGGAACGCGGCCTGGTGGTCGATCGCTGGGCGCCGGGAATGCGGTGGCTGGACGTGACCGGGCCTGAGCAGGTGACGCTGGACATTTCCAGCTCGCTTGGTGTGGTCACATCGCTGACACGCCTCGAGCTGGATGAATCAAACGAGCAAGCGTGGCGTGTGGCCGGGGCCGGAATCGTCTTGGTCGAGACCGGATCGGCCAAACTGCTGATGTCCGATGGGCAAACCATTGCCGCGCCCGTGGTGCTGGAAAAAGGCGGATCTGCAGCGATCCCGAGCGGCATGCAGGTGCGCGTGCGGTCTGCAGATGGAACTCACGTTTCGGTACTGCGCTACCTCGTTTCCCACGTGGGTGAGTCGGATCAGAGCCATGCGCCATCCAGATCGGGAACCAATTCCAGTGGCGGGAGAAAAACGGAACTTTGGAGCGGCATTGCCTATTGGACGGAATCGAACCTCGTGTACCGGCCCACGCGGATCGTTCTGCCGGCCAACGACACCGTCCTGCTGACGCTGCCCGCGGGTGTCGAGCTGCTGGCCGGCGCGAGCATGGACGGGGTCGAGGTGGCAAGCTCGGGATCGCCGGTAGCGGTGCGGGGCGAGAATGGTTGGCCGCTCATCGCTGAAGGGGTCGTGGCGCTCGATGCGGATCATGGCGTGTGGATCGAAGGCGGGTGCGACGTCACACTGCGGAATACCTCCAGCACCCCGGTGACCCTGATGCTCATCTCCGTGGCAGTCGATCCGGGCACGGATTGAGCCTGGACCATTCCTGAAGCGCTCCCGTTCTCCGTTTCCCGTCGGCTTCGCTCCGCGCTCTGGGGGCGATCGGGACCCGAAGCGCCCCAAACGGGATGTTTTGCCAACACGCATCGTCGAGTGAGCCAGCGTAGCCAGCGAGGCACAGGCTGACAGCTCGAGCCCGAATTCGGCATTATTCCGTGCATCGAATCGGGCGCGACAGCGAAGCCGAAGGACGAATCCAGTGAGCCATCTCGCCATCGATCTGGGCGCCACCAGCGGACGGGCTATGCTCGGCGCGCTGCGCAACGGTCAACTCGAGTTTCACGAGGTGCACCGTTTCCCGAATCCTCCGGCGCGGGTGGGCGGCCGGATTCACTGGGACATCTTGCGGTTGCTGGGCGAGATCAAATTTGCCATCGGCAAGGCCGCGCGCGAAGCAACCGATCCCCTGACGAGCTTCGGGATCGATACCTGGGGGCTCGACTATGGATTGCTCGACGCCACGGATCAGCTCCTTGCCAATCCCTACCACTATCGCGATATGGGCAGCCGTTCCATGCAAGCCGAGCTTTTTCGCCGCATCTCACCAGCGGACCTCTATCGCCGCACCGGGATCCAAAGCCTGTCGTTCAACACGCTCGATCAGCTCATCCGCTTGCAGGACGAACGTCCCTGGCAGGTGGAGAACGCGCGCACGTTGCTCATGACGCCCGACTTGCTGCGCTTTTTCCTGACCGGGGAGAAGCAGAACGAGTACACCATCGCGTCCACATCGCAATGCCTCTCGATCGAGACGAACGATTGGGATGCCAACCTGCTCGCCCAGGTCGGGTTGCCGCGCGACATCTTCGCGCCCGTGATCTCGCCGGGGTCGGCTGGTGGGAGATTGCGAGAGAGCATCGCGCAGGAACTGGGCGCGCCGCGAATTGCCGCGGTGGCGATTGCCGAGCACGACACCGCCTCGGCCATGATCGCCACCGGGGGCAAACCAGGCACCGCCTTCCTGAGCCTGGGCACCTGGGGACTGCTCGGCACGATCGTGGACCGCCCGATCGTCTCAGAAGCGGCGTTTCGCGCCAACATCGCCAACGAAGGCGGGGTCGGCGGCACCTGGCGGTTTCTGCGCAACATCATGGGACTCTGGTTGCTGGAACAATGCCGCACGCATTGGGGGAATCGGGGTGTTCGGTTCGATCACGCCGAGATGGTTCGCCTCATCGAAGAGGCGGCTCCCCTGCGCGGCTTCATCGATCCCGACGACACCCGCCTGGTCGACCCGCCCGATCTGCCAGCAGCCATCGGCGCTGTGGCTGGTCTCGACCCGAACGACACCGGCGCCATCCTGCGGTGCATCACCGACAGCTTGGCGATGAAAAGCCGCGTTGTGCTGGAGACGATCGAGCACGCGGCCGGAACGCGCTTTCCCGGATTGCATGTGCTCGGCGGTGGGTCGAAAAACGCCCCGCTCTGCCAGGCGATGGCGAACGCGCTCGGCCGCCCGGTGTGGGCTGGACCGTCCGAGGCGACCGCTATCGGCAACGTGTTGCTCCAGATGCTCGCCGCCGGAGAGATCGGGACGCTGGAGGAGGGAGCGGCATTGGTTGCGGAGAACCGCGCGATCCAGCGGTTCGATCCGGCGGATACCGACCGGTGGCAAGCCGCGTACGAGAGGTATCGCATCCAGTTTGCCCAGTCGAACCCGGCATGAAGGCCGAGGCGGTCGTCATCGGTATCGATGTCGGCACCCAGGGCGCGCGAGTCGTGGCGCACGATCCGGGTGGAACACTCGTTGCTTCGGAAGCCGAACGATTCGTTGGCGACTGGTCCGGCCCGGAGCAGCAACCGGAGGAATGGTGGTCCGCAGTTGCCCACTGTTCGCGGCGCCTGACGGGTTCGCTGGGAGATCGGGAGATTGCCGGCGTTTCGGTGACATCGACGTCGGGGACGGTCGTTCCCCTCGATGCCGCCTGGCAACCGCTTGCTCCCGCCCTGATGTACAGCGATCGGCGTGCCGCCGAAGTTGCCGCTGAAATCGACTGCCGGTTCCCGGGATTGGGCGCCAATGTTTCCTGGGGCTTGCCGAAAATCGTCTGGTTCGCGCGGGAGCATCCCGAGCTGGCCGGACGCATGCATGCCTGGCGGCATCCAGCCGATTTCCTGATCGGGAAGCTGACCGGCGAATGGGCGCTAACCGACCAGACGACAGCGCTGAAGTCCGGATTCGATCTGACCCGCAATGCATGGCCGCTCGACGTCTTGCAGGCGCTCGATATCGATCCCGATATGTTGCCTGGGGTGGGAGTGTCGGGCCAGGTTGCCGGGCGCGTGCAGCCATCCGCGACCGCGGCGACGGGATTGCCAGCCGGAACCCCCGTGATGCTCGGCATGACCGACGGTTGCGCTTCGCAGGTGAGCGCCGGAGCGGTGCGGCTCGGCGAGTGGAACTCGACCATCGGCACCACGCTCGTCATCAAGGGAACCACGCTCGACCCGGTGCGCGACCCGCTTGGACGCATCTACAACCACCGGCATCCGCAGGGGTATTGGATGCCGGGCGCGGCGAGCAATACTGGCGCGGCGTGGGTTTCGGCATGGTTCCCGGATCGCGACTTGGGCGAGCTCGACCGGCTCGCGGCAGACGTCATTCCCACCGGCAGGTCGACCTATCCGCTACTCGGCGCCGGCGAGCGCTTTCCATTCATCTCCCCCAGCGCGACCGGATTCGGCTATGACGGTCCGGACGACCTCATTCGCTACGCTTCGGCGCTGGAAGGGGTCGCCTATCTGGAGCGCATGGCGTTCGACCTGGTGGAGGAGCTCTCCGGCGAACGGGTCGTGGCCGTCAGCACCGCGGGTGGCGGCAGCGCGGGCGAGACCTGGTTGCGCATCCGCGCGAACGTGCTCGACCGGCCGATCCGCAAGGTGCGCAATGCGAACGCCGCGACTGGCGCGGCCATGATCGCGGCATCGGGTGTGTGGTTCGACGGGTTGATCGCGGCGGTCGATGCGATGGTGACGCCCGAAACCACGTTCGACCCGGACATCCTCGTCGATGCCTACCGCGATGGATACGCGCGTTTCCGCGCGGACCTCACCGCGCATGGCTACATCGCGTAGCACCCGCCCCCCGTCGTCCCAACCACCTCCGTCATCCCGACCACCCCCGCCATCCCACCCCCGTCATCCCACCACCTCCGTCATCCCGAGCTTGCCGAGGGATCTCTTGTTGCCCGCAACCCGGCCTCTGGCAGGGACATCGTCGCGGGAGAACGAGAGATTCCCATTCGGTGGTAGGGCGGTATTGTCGAATGGACAACCTCATCGAGCTTGCCGGATCTTGTTCCGAACCCGGCTCAGGAATCTGCGAGAGATTCCTCCACTTCGGTCGGAATGACGAAAGGGTGGTCGGAATGACGATAGGGTGGTCGGGATGACGACACCGTCTCCCGAGCTTGCCGAGGATTCTTGTTGCCGCAACCCGGCCTCTGGCAGGAATCTCGCGGGAGAACGAGAGATCCTCCACTTCGGTCGGAATGACGAATGGAGTGGCCGGGATGACGAACACCCCTCCGTCATCCCGAGCTTGCCGAGGATCTCTTGTTGTCCGAGACCCGGCCTCTGGCAGGGAACGTCCTCGCGGGAGAACGAGAGATTCCTCCACTTCGGTCGGAATGACGAAAGGGGGTGGTCGGAATGACGATAGGGGGTGGTCGGGATGGCGAATGGAGTGGTCGGGATGACGATAGGGGGTAGTCGGAACAACGAGCCCCCGCGTGAACTACGATAAGCGCGACGACGTTTGCGCTCTTTAGAGGAAACGATGAAAGCAACACGACGCGGGGTCCTGGGTGCTGCGGGTTTGGCGGGATTGGCCGCGATTGGGGTGAAGGGCGCTGCCGGAGCGCAGGAGACACCGAAGCGCATCACGATCGGCAAACCGTATGAGCTACGGACCATCGATCCGCACTCGTCCACCGATCAGACAGCCTGGGAGCTCCACTCGGTGGTCTACGAAAGCCTGACCTTTCTCGACTATCGAGACGGTGTGTTCGAAGCGGCGCCTGGACTCGCCGAAACCATCACTCCGGTCGACGACACGA
This genomic interval from Thermomicrobiales bacterium contains the following:
- a CDS encoding nuclear transport factor 2 family protein, whose protein sequence is MLRTIIALILALVLLAGFTVQSTLFRSVNPGGAPLALASVETGETFYAALNDALAGKQAALLAGLLSPLFQDHDTDSGVVRPADAFLAEIQAMSGASSHARFEVLSVDASGNTLIAQVQRVESGTLEIAGLAAEHAEAAPHAEVLRVERGLVVDRWAPGMRWLDVTGPEQVTLDISSSLGVVTSLTRLELDESNEQAWRVAGAGIVLVETGSAKLLMSDGQTIAAPVVLEKGGSAAIPSGMQVRVRSADGTHVSVLRYLVSHVGESDQSHAPSRSGTNSSGGRKTELWSGIAYWTESNLVYRPTRIVLPANDTVLLTLPAGVELLAGASMDGVEVASSGSPVAVRGENGWPLIAEGVVALDADHGVWIEGGCDVTLRNTSSTPVTLMLISVAVDPGTD
- a CDS encoding rhamnulokinase family protein, giving the protein MSHLAIDLGATSGRAMLGALRNGQLEFHEVHRFPNPPARVGGRIHWDILRLLGEIKFAIGKAAREATDPLTSFGIDTWGLDYGLLDATDQLLANPYHYRDMGSRSMQAELFRRISPADLYRRTGIQSLSFNTLDQLIRLQDERPWQVENARTLLMTPDLLRFFLTGEKQNEYTIASTSQCLSIETNDWDANLLAQVGLPRDIFAPVISPGSAGGRLRESIAQELGAPRIAAVAIAEHDTASAMIATGGKPGTAFLSLGTWGLLGTIVDRPIVSEAAFRANIANEGGVGGTWRFLRNIMGLWLLEQCRTHWGNRGVRFDHAEMVRLIEEAAPLRGFIDPDDTRLVDPPDLPAAIGAVAGLDPNDTGAILRCITDSLAMKSRVVLETIEHAAGTRFPGLHVLGGGSKNAPLCQAMANALGRPVWAGPSEATAIGNVLLQMLAAGEIGTLEEGAALVAENRAIQRFDPADTDRWQAAYERYRIQFAQSNPA
- a CDS encoding FGGY-family carbohydrate kinase translates to MKAEAVVIGIDVGTQGARVVAHDPGGTLVASEAERFVGDWSGPEQQPEEWWSAVAHCSRRLTGSLGDREIAGVSVTSTSGTVVPLDAAWQPLAPALMYSDRRAAEVAAEIDCRFPGLGANVSWGLPKIVWFAREHPELAGRMHAWRHPADFLIGKLTGEWALTDQTTALKSGFDLTRNAWPLDVLQALDIDPDMLPGVGVSGQVAGRVQPSATAATGLPAGTPVMLGMTDGCASQVSAGAVRLGEWNSTIGTTLVIKGTTLDPVRDPLGRIYNHRHPQGYWMPGAASNTGAAWVSAWFPDRDLGELDRLAADVIPTGRSTYPLLGAGERFPFISPSATGFGYDGPDDLIRYASALEGVAYLERMAFDLVEELSGERVVAVSTAGGGSAGETWLRIRANVLDRPIRKVRNANAATGAAMIAASGVWFDGLIAAVDAMVTPETTFDPDILVDAYRDGYARFRADLTAHGYIA